The Wansuia hejianensis genomic interval CGGATATTCCAATAATTTCGCCCTTTCGGATCTGCAGATTGATATGATGCAGATTTTTTCCGGAATAATCTTTGATTTCCAGCAGTATTTCCTCTTTTGCCCGTGAAACAGCTTTTTCCGGCCTGTGAGATAATGATTCTTCCCCGCCCATGAGCTGGATCATCTTCTCTTTTGTAACATTCTGCATATCGCTGATTTCTGTATTAACCCCGTTTTTCATGACGTTCACAGTCTCACAGATCTGTTCCACCTCATCCAGCTTATGCGAAATGTATATGATAGCGATATTTTTATCCGCGCAGAGCTTCTTCAGATAGCTGTGAAGCTGCCCGATTCTTTCCGTTGGAAGAAAAGAAGTCGGTTCGTCCAGCAGCAGCACCTTTAGATTTTCATGGGCGGCTGCCTTACAGATTTCGACCATCTGCCTCTGCACCATCGTTAATTCTGAAGTCAGCGAATTGACGTGAATCCCATTGCCGGGAAACACCTGATCCAGCAATTCCTTAGCTTCTGCCCTGGCCCTCGTACGGAACCCTCTTTTCCCAAACGGTGTATGTGACATGGTGCACAGCAGAAAATTTTCATATACCCGCAGGTTTGTGCACAGGGATAATTCCTGGTATGCACAATAGATTCCCTTGTCGCGCGCGGAATTCGTGTCATACTTCCCCCCGCCGTCCTTCAGTGTTGGGAATTTTACCGTGCCGCCGTCCTGGCTGTAAACTCCGGTGATAATCTTCATCATGGTGGATTTCCCGGCTCCGTTGGGGCCGATCAGCCCGGTAATCATACCCAGCCTGACTACAAAATCACTGTGGTTAATCGCCTTAGTAATTCCAAAATTTTTGCATATATCCGACAACTCGAGATATACATCCATCCTCTTGCCCGCATTTTGATCCATATTCGCCTCGCTGCCTTTTCTGTATTAATCCGCGTATTTGGAATACATTTCTACCGCATAGTCATAATCTCTCTCAAACGCATATACTTCATCATCCGCCATGTTCTTAAAGAAGTCCAGATCCGCTTCCAGGTCCTCTGTGGTCAGAATGATTCCGCCGCAGTCCATGCTCATGTTATCACCCGAGAAAGATACCAGGCCGTCCGCCACATCCAGTGCCGTATACACGCCCATAGCCGCCGCGTAGGGATCTGCCATAACGGAAATTGTCTGGTAGCCATTTTCCTCATATTCCCTGGCCCACCAGCTTAGGAAATTTCCGCGGCCCTGTCCCATGATCACCGGAACTTCCTTACCTGCCGCTTCAAATACATCAACCGCCACTTTGTCGTCTCCGCCCTGCCCGATAATCAGATCCACATCATAATTCATGGAGGGAAGGACCTGGGCAAACGCTTCTTTAGCCACTGAATCTGTCCATTCTCCTTCAATCTCACCGGCTTTTGTCACATTTGGGAATTCAGAAAGGGCTTTATCCACACCCATATTCGCTTTCTCATCAAAAGCATAGCCGATAATTCCCCGGCTGACCAGCACATTACCCTCTTCTCCGATGATCTCACACAGCTCTTTCGTAGCCTCATACCACAGGTCCGTGGGCTTCGTATTGATTTCATAGCACAGGCCCGGCGTGTCAAGGGGGCCGTCACTTACGGCGAACACAATGATTCCGGCATCCACCGCCTGCTGAATCACATCGTTCAGACCTGAGGAAGAAGCGGGATCGATAATGATGATGTCATAGCCGTCCAAAATAAAACTGTTAATCTGTGAGATCTGTGTAGCTACGTCACTGTTGGCGCAGACCATCGCGTACTCTGAAATCCTTCCCTGCTCCTGCATGATTTTACAGGCATCTTCTACAGCAGCCTCCTCCAGCTGGCGGAATGTGCTGCCGTTAAAACTGTCCGCAAACGCAACTTTATGTGCTTTTTTTTCCGTGCCAGCGGCAGAAGCCTGTGAAGCACTGCTTGCGGAGCTGCCGGACGTACTGTTACTGTTGGATGCGCTGGAAGCGGCTCCTCCGGACGTGCCTGCCGAAGCGCTGCTTCCGGCAGAATTCCCGCCCGATCCACAGGCCGTAAGGGACAGTGTCAAGACGATTCCTAACAACATTGCAATTTTCTTCTTCATTCTAATGCTCCTTTCATAGTAAAATAGAATTATTATGTAAATCACAGTTCCAATGGATAGCTTCCAAATTTGTGAACTGTTTCTACCATCGTTAAAAAGTTCTTGGCCGTTGTGGGATAACCGATCGTATTGGAACTGGACACAATATGGCCGCCGCCGCCCGAGGCTTTCCGCATCACCTGTTTCGTCTCTTCAATCACATCCTCCGGCGTACCAAAAGGAAGCGTATGGGCACAGTCTACATTTCCCATTAAAAGAACCTTTTCTCCATACAGTTTTTTGATCAGTTCAATATCCATTCCCGCACCCGGGTCCACACTCTGGTAGCCGTCGATTCCCATGGCAAAAAATTCATCCGCGAACTGCATGATATTGCCGTCGGTATGCTTCAGCACCAGAACATCGTGCTGATGGCACAGATCAACGACCGCCCTGATCTGAGGGATCATAAATTCCCGCAGCAGGCGCGGTGAAAAGATCGGGCCGTTGGAGGCCGCCCAGTCCGTGGCGATCATAATGCAGTCCACTCCGATTTCTATATACCGTTTCGCCGCGTTCAGTGAAAATGCCAGATAATCGTCACATAATCTGTGCGCCAGCTCTTCATCGGCGTAGAAGACTTCCATGAAATTTGCATAAAAGCTCCTGTAGGAAGGAATCAGATCCGGAAGCTTGGCCATGATAAACATGTCTTTTCCGGCATGTTTTACTGCGTACTTTGTGGAATCAAACCTGCTCTCATGTACTGCAAAATTACTTTTTTCAAGGGCATCCAGATGCTCCCGAATCGCTCCATAATCCTCATCTGTA includes:
- a CDS encoding substrate-binding domain-containing protein, translated to MKKKIAMLLGIVLTLSLTACGSGGNSAGSSASAGTSGGAASSASNSNSTSGSSASSASQASAAGTEKKAHKVAFADSFNGSTFRQLEEAAVEDACKIMQEQGRISEYAMVCANSDVATQISQINSFILDGYDIIIIDPASSSGLNDVIQQAVDAGIIVFAVSDGPLDTPGLCYEINTKPTDLWYEATKELCEIIGEEGNVLVSRGIIGYAFDEKANMGVDKALSEFPNVTKAGEIEGEWTDSVAKEAFAQVLPSMNYDVDLIIGQGGDDKVAVDVFEAAGKEVPVIMGQGRGNFLSWWAREYEENGYQTISVMADPYAAAMGVYTALDVADGLVSFSGDNMSMDCGGIILTTEDLEADLDFFKNMADDEVYAFERDYDYAVEMYSKYAD
- a CDS encoding uroporphyrinogen decarboxylase family protein, translated to MTSKERVKLAYAHKEADRVPVGEMHIMSPVSSEILGRQAVTGEGGWLKHYMAECMAEENRAEFIERLSADTVEVFRKSGLDLLCTELDPADDGSVIYKDVTENSWTTVDQDTGHWAKFVYKPENDTAHEVDSSEKSDTDEDYGAIREHLDALEKSNFAVHESRFDSTKYAVKHAGKDMFIMAKLPDLIPSYRSFYANFMEVFYADEELAHRLCDDYLAFSLNAAKRYIEIGVDCIMIATDWAASNGPIFSPRLLREFMIPQIRAVVDLCHQHDVLVLKHTDGNIMQFADEFFAMGIDGYQSVDPGAGMDIELIKKLYGEKVLLMGNVDCAHTLPFGTPEDVIEETKQVMRKASGGGGHIVSSSNTIGYPTTAKNFLTMVETVHKFGSYPLEL